Genomic window (Aquimarina sp. BL5):
ATTATCGTTATCATCATTATATAGCGTTATTTATTTGATGATACAAAAGTGCGAAGTGATCAAAAGAGTTTTTTGACACTTAAAGACAATCTCTTGACATTTTACGCCAAAAAGGATTATTTAGTTATTTTTTCTGAATTCTGAAGGTGTGAGGTCAGTCCATTTTTTGAAGGCACGATTAAATGCACTTTGTTCAGAGAAGCCCGTTAAGAATGCTATTTCGCCTACGCTTTGTGTAGTATTCCGTAGCATATCTTTTGCGATGTTTTCTTGAGTCTTTTTAATTAAATCACGATAAGTCACACCCGCTTCAGAAAGTCTTCTGGTAAGTGTTCTGTTACTCATAGCAGTAAGATCAGCAATATGATGAATACTTGGAATTCCGGTAGGCAGTGCGTCTTTTATAAGGGATTCGACATCACGCGCAAACTTTGTGCCTGGGATTTTAATACCTTTAGTTTTTTCATCTACTTGTTGTAAGAGGTAACTATTAATGCTAGCATCAGCTTTAGCTGTTCTTAAATTGAGATCTTCTGTTTTATAGCTTATCGCATACTGTGGTTGATTAAATAATATAGGACAATTAAAAGCATCATTATAGCTAGTTAAATCTTGCGATGGACCGTGTTTAAAACTAACTTGAATAGGAGAGATATCTTTTTCAGACATAGCTTGGAGTACGACTACCGTGGCAGATAAGCTAGCTTCTGTAGATAATTCCATACCTCTACGATGTGCTTC
Coding sequences:
- a CDS encoding AraC family transcriptional regulator → MKYFSISLYLKMINCAIAEGMSRGDFMELPTSIDEAKHLQVIAAEEFLDLHELLDDKLGPGFGVRVGQQMLIEDYGVLGLSWRTCSKVGEIFERSDRYFKLLSNTFVWKIKEEGNVSHVILNREAHRRGMELSTEASLSATVVVLQAMSEKDISPIQVSFKHGPSQDLTSYNDAFNCPILFNQPQYAISYKTEDLNLRTAKADASINSYLLQQVDEKTKGIKIPGTKFARDVESLIKDALPTGIPSIHHIADLTAMSNRTLTRRLSEAGVTYRDLIKKTQENIAKDMLRNTTQSVGEIAFLTGFSEQSAFNRAFKKWTDLTPSEFRKNN